One window of the Candidatus Eremiobacterota bacterium genome contains the following:
- a CDS encoding acetyl-CoA C-acetyltransferase, which translates to MTDLSVFSIPDLEPQVKKTERKPAHEAVIVSAVRTAIGKFSGTLREVHPAELGALCIKEAVGRAGLAPEEVDEVIMGNVVSAGLGQNPARQAAIKAGLPVKVGAMTLNKVCASGLKSVVLAAQAVSGGDAEAVVAGGMESMSRTPYLITKARSGIRMGHDQIIDSMIADGLWDPYHDFHMGFTGEIVAHHFNVSRGDQDEYAFRSHQKAVEAINRGKFNDEIVAVPLVGKKGEVSAFSVDESPRADTTVEKLASLRPAFLKEGTVTAGNSPGVNDGAAALLVMAGDAAASRGMKPIARIVNYFTSGLAPEWVMLTPIPAIRGVLAKNGGPSLGEIDLFEINEAFSVQALACIRELAIDQGKVNINGGAVALGHPIGASGARILVTLLHGLRARGGRYGIASLCLGGGNGVAVLVEML; encoded by the coding sequence ATGACAGATCTGAGCGTTTTTTCCATTCCCGACCTGGAGCCTCAGGTGAAGAAGACAGAGAGGAAGCCTGCCCATGAGGCAGTGATAGTGAGTGCCGTAAGAACGGCCATCGGAAAGTTTTCCGGGACCCTCAGGGAGGTCCACCCTGCCGAGCTGGGCGCTCTCTGCATCAAGGAGGCCGTAGGCCGGGCAGGACTGGCTCCGGAAGAGGTCGATGAGGTAATCATGGGCAACGTGGTAAGCGCCGGCCTGGGGCAGAACCCCGCGCGGCAGGCCGCCATCAAGGCGGGATTACCGGTGAAAGTTGGTGCGATGACTCTCAACAAGGTCTGTGCCTCGGGCCTCAAGTCGGTGGTCCTTGCCGCCCAGGCAGTCTCAGGCGGCGATGCGGAAGCGGTGGTGGCAGGCGGCATGGAGTCAATGAGCAGGACGCCCTATCTGATCACCAAGGCACGGAGCGGCATACGGATGGGACACGACCAGATCATCGATTCCATGATAGCTGATGGCCTCTGGGATCCCTATCACGACTTTCACATGGGCTTCACGGGCGAGATCGTGGCCCATCATTTCAATGTCTCGCGGGGCGATCAGGATGAATATGCCTTCAGGAGCCATCAGAAAGCTGTGGAGGCCATCAATAGAGGAAAGTTCAATGACGAGATTGTCGCTGTCCCCCTCGTGGGCAAGAAGGGCGAAGTGAGCGCCTTTTCTGTTGACGAGTCGCCGAGGGCCGACACGACTGTCGAAAAGCTGGCCTCCCTCAGGCCCGCATTTCTCAAGGAGGGCACGGTGACCGCGGGAAATTCCCCCGGGGTGAACGACGGGGCGGCGGCCCTCCTTGTCATGGCAGGCGATGCTGCAGCATCCCGCGGGATGAAGCCCATTGCCCGCATAGTGAACTACTTCACCTCGGGGCTTGCCCCTGAGTGGGTAATGCTCACGCCGATCCCGGCCATCAGGGGGGTCCTTGCGAAAAACGGCGGTCCCTCCCTTGGCGAGATAGATCTTTTTGAGATTAACGAGGCTTTTTCCGTACAGGCCCTCGCCTGCATCAGGGAGCTTGCCATCGATCAAGGGAAAGTGAACATAAACGGCGGCGCCGTAGCCCTGGGGCATCCCATCGGCGCCTCGGGAGCACGCATACTGGTAACGCTGCTCCACGGGCTGAGAGCCCGCGGCGGCAGATACGGGATCGCCTCTCTCTGCCTCGGCGGGGGAAACGGCGTGGCGGTCCTCGTGGAGATGCTTTAA
- a CDS encoding 3-hydroxyacyl-CoA dehydrogenase NAD-binding domain-containing protein, with amino-acid sequence MEIRKVTVAGAGIMGSGISQVFAMKGFDVVMVDIKEEFLEKGMRTIKKSLGKFVEKGKLDQVAADEALGRIRTSVALKEGHWADLAIEAVTEDKSIKREVFKALDTCLKPDALLASNTTSISITELAASSGRAPRFIGMHFMSPVPQMQLVEVINGAATSKETTDRIVSLCEKLDKTPVVVEDYPGFVSSRLIITMINEAIYTLMEGVATKEGIDMVMKLGMNHPMGPLSLADYVGLDVVLAAMETLYKGFGDSKYRPCPLLVKMVKAGFLGKKSGRGFYEYT; translated from the coding sequence ATGGAAATCAGGAAAGTGACTGTCGCAGGGGCGGGGATCATGGGGAGCGGCATCTCCCAGGTCTTTGCCATGAAAGGCTTCGACGTGGTAATGGTGGACATCAAGGAAGAATTCCTCGAGAAGGGCATGAGAACCATAAAGAAGAGCCTCGGTAAATTCGTGGAGAAGGGGAAGCTTGACCAGGTGGCTGCCGACGAGGCCCTCGGGAGAATACGCACCTCGGTTGCCCTGAAAGAGGGCCATTGGGCCGATCTGGCCATAGAGGCAGTCACGGAGGACAAGTCCATCAAGAGGGAGGTCTTCAAGGCTCTGGACACCTGCCTCAAGCCTGATGCACTCCTTGCCTCGAATACGACATCCATCTCCATCACGGAGCTTGCAGCCTCGTCAGGAAGAGCTCCCCGGTTCATCGGGATGCACTTCATGAGCCCTGTCCCCCAGATGCAGCTTGTCGAGGTCATCAACGGCGCTGCCACGTCTAAGGAGACAACGGATAGAATAGTCTCGCTCTGTGAGAAGCTGGACAAGACTCCTGTCGTCGTCGAGGATTATCCCGGCTTTGTCTCAAGCAGGCTCATCATCACCATGATCAACGAGGCCATTTACACCCTTATGGAAGGTGTGGCCACGAAAGAAGGAATCGACATGGTGATGAAACTGGGAATGAACCACCCCATGGGGCCTCTTTCCCTCGCCGACTATGTGGGGCTTGACGTGGTCCTCGCCGCAATGGAGACCCTCTACAAGGGCTTTGGTGACTCAAAGTACCGGCCCTGCCCTCTGCTGGTAAAGATGGTCAAGGCGGGGTTCCTGGGGAAAAAGTCGGGGAGAGGCTTCTACGAGTATACTTAG
- the bshC gene encoding bacillithiol biosynthesis cysteine-adding enzyme BshC: MESTVPFNAVVGDNRLFCDYVEHYERLSPFFRGDPREESSFQAVIREVAEKDYRRPELCEILLAQNTRWGAGAPTREKIAALGDSRCFAVLTGQQLGLFGGPLYTIYKAVTALRLASSLSETFSAPSIALFWIESDDHDFSETASFRAVRGREVQQIAYEPSPQGGKLPLSLHVLDGQIRKPLEELDAFLPETAFKGALLEELSRCFSPGKPYVDAFGEWLLSLLGGYGLVLVSPSDRRLKELAAPLFARELATAPQSSRLITGAGERLRSLGYHAQIGSAAGKVNLFHHTPGREAIRSIDGQFTLERQGERSPAELEATLARSPDSFSPGVALRPLMEDLLFPTVAYVGGPGEVAYWAQVLSLYDMFGITKPLVFPRMSLTLVEGGIRRVIDKYGLRAGGLFPTRGESLAEALAPHFPGDLRGKMEEGLGELEAVIRRLEGEAVAADENLRPAFRHFSGKVKGLGEALAGKVRDAVTRKDGVLQDHMEKTRASMFPGGFLQERSLNVVQFVARYGSGFIDRLFREPAVLPPWNHQIMEL, from the coding sequence ATGGAAAGCACGGTGCCATTCAATGCCGTTGTGGGCGATAACAGGCTTTTCTGCGACTATGTGGAGCACTACGAGAGGCTTTCCCCTTTCTTCAGGGGCGATCCCCGCGAAGAGTCTTCATTTCAAGCCGTCATTCGGGAAGTGGCAGAAAAAGATTACCGGCGCCCCGAGCTCTGCGAGATCCTGCTGGCGCAGAACACCCGCTGGGGCGCCGGGGCCCCGACGCGTGAAAAGATAGCGGCCCTGGGCGACTCACGCTGCTTCGCGGTGCTGACGGGGCAGCAACTGGGCCTTTTCGGCGGCCCCCTCTACACCATCTACAAGGCCGTGACGGCCCTCCGCCTCGCTTCGTCTCTCTCAGAGACTTTTTCCGCCCCCTCAATAGCCCTTTTCTGGATAGAATCAGATGACCATGATTTCAGCGAGACAGCTTCTTTCAGGGCAGTAAGGGGAAGGGAGGTGCAGCAGATAGCCTATGAGCCTTCCCCGCAGGGTGGGAAGCTCCCCCTTTCCCTCCATGTGCTTGACGGGCAGATCCGCAAGCCTCTCGAGGAGCTCGATGCGTTCCTGCCTGAGACCGCCTTTAAGGGAGCGCTCCTTGAGGAGCTCTCCCGGTGCTTCTCTCCCGGCAAGCCTTATGTCGATGCCTTCGGGGAATGGCTTCTCTCTCTTCTCGGCGGCTACGGACTCGTCCTGGTATCCCCTTCGGACCGGCGCCTGAAGGAGCTTGCCGCTCCTCTTTTCGCCAGGGAGCTCGCCACGGCGCCCCAATCGTCCCGGCTCATCACCGGGGCAGGTGAGCGGCTCCGCAGCCTTGGCTATCATGCCCAGATAGGTTCGGCCGCAGGGAAAGTGAACCTCTTTCACCACACTCCAGGGCGCGAGGCCATACGAAGCATTGACGGACAATTCACGCTTGAGCGGCAGGGTGAGCGGTCACCTGCAGAGCTCGAAGCCACGCTCGCCAGGAGCCCCGACTCGTTTTCTCCCGGCGTGGCGCTGCGGCCGCTCATGGAGGACCTGCTCTTTCCCACCGTTGCCTATGTGGGAGGGCCCGGGGAGGTGGCTTACTGGGCACAGGTTCTCTCCCTCTATGATATGTTCGGCATCACGAAGCCCCTCGTCTTTCCAAGGATGAGCCTCACCCTTGTTGAAGGGGGCATAAGGAGAGTTATCGACAAGTACGGCCTCAGGGCCGGGGGGCTCTTTCCCACAAGGGGAGAAAGCCTTGCTGAGGCCCTGGCCCCTCATTTTCCCGGGGATCTGAGAGGGAAGATGGAGGAGGGACTCGGGGAGCTCGAGGCCGTCATCAGGCGCCTTGAAGGCGAGGCCGTCGCTGCCGATGAGAACCTGAGGCCGGCCTTCAGGCATTTTTCCGGGAAGGTGAAGGGCCTGGGGGAGGCCCTTGCGGGAAAGGTAAGGGACGCTGTCACCAGGAAAGATGGGGTCCTCCAGGATCATATGGAAAAGACCAGGGCTTCCATGTTCCCGGGAGGATTTCTGCAGGAGCGGTCCCTCAATGTGGTGCAGTTTGTGGCGAGGTACGGCAGCGGGTTCATCGACAGGCTCTTTCGGGAGCCTGCCGTTCTGCCCCCCTGGAATCACCAGATAATGGAGCTTTGA
- the bshA gene encoding N-acetyl-alpha-D-glucosaminyl L-malate synthase BshA, which produces MKIGIVCFPTYGGSGAVAGELARGLALRGHEIHIISYALPFRLKSFTKNVFFHEVDTQNYPPFPSPPYVLSLASRIIEICMEYSLDVLHLHYAIPHTTSAFLARCVMGKRSPALITTLHGTDITLVGSHPSYYPITKFSIEESDGITSVSSYLKKTTEEVFGIRKPIEVIHNFIDTGRFSPGMSREIRQLLCGSAGKVLIHISNFRPVKRLADVVQVFARVAAEVDAKLLLVGDGEERPAIHRMVGDMGIRDRVLFLGKQDNVEELIATADLMLFPSENESFGLAALEALSCGVPVVGSTAGGLVEVVEHGLCGYLHPVGDVESMARSCLSLLGDSAKMEAFREKARERALSHFDERIIIPHYENFYRSVINGL; this is translated from the coding sequence ATGAAAATCGGTATAGTCTGTTTTCCTACTTACGGGGGAAGCGGCGCCGTGGCCGGCGAGCTTGCGAGGGGGCTTGCGCTCCGCGGCCATGAGATCCATATCATAAGCTATGCCCTTCCTTTCAGGCTCAAGTCCTTCACCAAGAACGTCTTTTTCCACGAGGTGGACACGCAGAACTACCCTCCCTTCCCCTCGCCTCCCTATGTGCTCTCCCTTGCCTCCCGCATCATCGAGATCTGCATGGAATACTCCCTTGACGTGCTCCATCTCCACTATGCCATTCCCCATACCACGTCAGCCTTTCTTGCCCGCTGCGTGATGGGGAAAAGGAGCCCGGCTCTTATCACGACTCTCCACGGCACCGACATTACCCTCGTGGGGAGCCACCCCTCCTATTATCCCATCACGAAATTCTCCATAGAGGAGAGCGACGGCATCACATCGGTGTCTTCGTACCTCAAGAAGACCACGGAAGAGGTTTTCGGCATCAGGAAGCCCATCGAGGTGATCCATAATTTCATCGACACAGGGAGGTTTTCACCGGGGATGTCCCGCGAGATCAGGCAGCTTCTCTGCGGCTCTGCAGGGAAGGTCCTTATTCATATCTCGAATTTCAGGCCCGTGAAGCGTCTGGCAGACGTGGTGCAGGTTTTCGCCCGCGTGGCCGCCGAGGTGGATGCAAAGCTCCTGCTGGTGGGCGACGGAGAAGAGCGCCCCGCCATTCACCGGATGGTGGGCGATATGGGCATCAGGGACCGCGTCCTCTTCCTCGGGAAGCAGGACAACGTGGAAGAGCTTATCGCCACGGCCGATCTGATGCTTTTTCCCAGCGAGAACGAAAGCTTCGGCCTTGCGGCCCTTGAGGCCCTCAGCTGCGGAGTGCCTGTCGTAGGATCGACGGCGGGGGGACTTGTGGAGGTCGTGGAGCATGGCCTTTGCGGTTATCTCCATCCCGTGGGAGACGTGGAGTCCATGGCCAGGTCATGCCTCAGCCTGCTTGGTGACAGTGCAAAGATGGAGGCCTTCAGGGAGAAAGCCCGTGAACGGGCCCTCTCACATTTTGATGAGAGGATCATAATCCCTCACTATGAGAATTTTTACAGGAGTGTCATCAATGGCTTATGA
- the bshB1 gene encoding bacillithiol biosynthesis deacetylase BshB1, which yields MAYDVVAIAAHPDDAEIICGGTLVKMVKKGYQVAIVDLTRGERGTRGTPEVRADESEEARRVMGVHHRENLAITDTEIMPTIEERNRLIAVIRRLRPRLVIAPYFEGRHPDHVQASRLVYDACFFSGLRNYPLPGEPARPHKILYALRHKEFVEPRLVIDITGEFQTKLAALRCHRSQFPAPEGTPPHGIYERVTTFAAFCGGLIGKKYAEAFYTREAVEVDDPLTLTVPSM from the coding sequence ATGGCTTATGACGTAGTGGCTATTGCCGCCCATCCTGACGATGCCGAGATCATATGCGGCGGCACCCTTGTGAAGATGGTGAAGAAAGGCTATCAGGTGGCCATAGTGGACCTTACCCGCGGTGAGCGTGGGACGCGCGGAACGCCTGAAGTGCGGGCAGATGAGTCTGAAGAGGCACGGCGCGTCATGGGGGTGCACCACCGCGAGAACCTCGCCATCACCGATACCGAGATCATGCCCACCATTGAAGAGCGCAACAGACTTATTGCAGTCATAAGGCGCCTCAGGCCCCGCCTCGTGATTGCTCCCTATTTCGAAGGGCGCCATCCCGATCACGTGCAGGCAAGCAGGCTTGTCTATGATGCCTGCTTCTTTTCAGGTCTCAGGAATTATCCACTTCCCGGCGAGCCCGCCAGGCCTCACAAGATACTTTATGCACTGCGCCACAAGGAATTTGTTGAGCCCCGCCTTGTCATTGACATCACGGGGGAGTTCCAGACCAAGCTGGCCGCTCTCAGGTGCCACCGTTCCCAGTTTCCCGCCCCTGAGGGAACGCCGCCTCATGGAATTTATGAGAGGGTCACCACTTTTGCCGCTTTCTGCGGTGGCCTCATAGGGAAAAAGTATGCCGAGGCATTCTATACCAGGGAGGCTGTCGAAGTGGACGATCCCCTCACCCTCACGGTGCCGTCGATGTAA
- a CDS encoding molybdopterin-dependent oxidoreductase, whose protein sequence is MEITFTLNGTKRTFTTAPGEKVADLLRRHGFLSIRTDCDGQGTCGACAVILNGKKVCSCLLLPGQVEGGEILTLEGLAKGRELHPIQKAFLDAGAIQCGHCSPGMMLSVYELLSHNDNPDEEAIKDALSGNLCRCTGYAQFFDAIKRVKNQSVDTPSFRDDLRVIGKSHHKVDGPRLAKAAPSYVEDFVTDDALVVKVLRSPHAHARIKNIDTSAAEALPGVHLVVTHKNGPKVWYNTAGQGYPEPSPYDTRLVDEKVRYVGDRAALIAAESEAIADEAMKLIKVDYEVLPAVFTPWEAMKDGAPLVHDRDTSLDPLHIGQDPKKNLAAYNAGGIGDVGKGFREADVIIEREYQTSRVQCTPLETHRCFAYIENERLVIRASTQVPWHLRRICAKVLGIKENQIHVRKERVGGGYGAKQDIVLEDIVAWVTWQTGKPSYIKMTREEEFVTSRTRHPMYFKIKAGAKKDGTLTALDMTEVADTGAYGVHCLTVPMNACSKSLPLMKCDNMHFDVKAYYTNNPIAGAYQGYGAPQGSFALQMALAELADALGVDQVEFLKKNMVGKGFCLEILKSLGEGQEGIPQVISSCGLKECLERGAELIDWGRKVEQSKPWLRTGKGTVIIQQGSGLPGIDSANATVKMMGDGTFMILMGGTDLGTGLDTLATKICAETLCLDVSDFSLLAADTDTTPFDVGAYASSGTYFSGMAVYKAALAMKEKILDAVARHLNCDRAPLGLAYPGKVTGGPKEIPFAQVAHFTQGGSGEGQLIASASFTSDEAPIPYGAHFAQVTVDMRTGKVHVDRYFAIQECGTPINPELALGQVYGGTLKSIGHSLYEEMIMDEKGKCLNPDFLDYKLPMIRDLPGEFKAELIQVDDHLGPYGGKSTSEISTNGAAVALAVAIHNAAGVWIRDWPFTAEKIFKALREKESPAAREGARA, encoded by the coding sequence ATGGAAATCACCTTTACCTTGAACGGCACAAAACGGACATTCACCACGGCCCCCGGCGAAAAGGTCGCCGACCTCTTGAGGCGCCACGGCTTCCTCTCCATAAGGACGGACTGCGACGGCCAGGGGACATGCGGCGCCTGCGCCGTCATCCTGAACGGGAAAAAGGTCTGCTCATGCCTCCTCCTCCCCGGCCAGGTCGAAGGGGGGGAAATCCTGACTCTCGAGGGCCTCGCAAAGGGCAGGGAGCTTCACCCCATCCAGAAGGCGTTTCTGGATGCCGGCGCCATACAGTGCGGGCATTGCAGTCCCGGAATGATGCTCTCCGTGTATGAGCTCCTCTCCCATAACGACAATCCTGATGAAGAAGCCATCAAGGACGCCCTTTCGGGGAACCTCTGCCGCTGTACAGGGTACGCCCAGTTCTTCGATGCGATAAAGCGGGTAAAAAACCAATCCGTTGATACACCTTCCTTCAGGGACGATCTCCGCGTCATAGGCAAGTCCCATCACAAGGTGGACGGCCCCCGCCTTGCAAAGGCCGCGCCCTCCTATGTGGAAGACTTTGTCACCGATGATGCCCTTGTGGTGAAGGTCCTCAGGAGCCCTCATGCCCATGCCCGCATAAAAAACATTGACACCTCGGCGGCAGAAGCCCTTCCCGGCGTGCACCTCGTGGTGACCCACAAAAACGGCCCAAAAGTATGGTACAACACGGCAGGACAGGGATACCCCGAGCCATCGCCCTATGACACAAGGCTTGTTGACGAGAAGGTCCGCTACGTGGGAGACAGGGCGGCTCTCATCGCCGCCGAGAGCGAAGCCATTGCCGACGAAGCCATGAAGCTCATCAAGGTTGACTACGAGGTGCTCCCGGCAGTCTTTACCCCCTGGGAGGCCATGAAGGACGGTGCCCCCCTGGTCCACGACAGGGATACGTCTCTTGATCCTCTCCACATCGGCCAGGACCCGAAGAAAAACCTGGCGGCTTATAACGCCGGCGGCATCGGCGACGTGGGAAAGGGATTCCGGGAGGCCGACGTCATCATCGAGCGCGAATACCAGACCTCCCGCGTGCAGTGCACCCCTCTTGAGACCCACCGGTGCTTCGCTTACATAGAAAACGAGCGCCTTGTCATAAGGGCTTCGACGCAGGTGCCGTGGCATCTGCGCCGCATCTGTGCGAAAGTGCTGGGCATCAAGGAGAACCAGATCCATGTCCGCAAGGAGCGCGTGGGCGGCGGCTACGGTGCCAAGCAGGACATCGTCCTCGAGGACATTGTGGCCTGGGTCACATGGCAGACGGGAAAGCCGTCATACATCAAGATGACAAGGGAAGAGGAGTTCGTCACGTCACGGACCCGCCATCCCATGTATTTCAAGATAAAGGCGGGGGCGAAAAAAGACGGCACCCTCACGGCGCTCGACATGACAGAAGTGGCCGACACGGGGGCTTACGGCGTCCACTGCCTCACAGTGCCCATGAACGCCTGCTCCAAGTCGCTTCCCCTGATGAAATGCGATAACATGCACTTTGACGTGAAAGCTTACTATACCAACAACCCCATCGCCGGGGCCTACCAGGGATACGGCGCGCCCCAGGGGAGCTTCGCCCTCCAGATGGCCCTGGCGGAGCTGGCCGACGCCCTTGGAGTGGACCAGGTGGAGTTCCTGAAGAAGAACATGGTGGGAAAAGGCTTCTGCCTTGAAATTCTCAAGTCCCTTGGCGAGGGGCAGGAGGGTATCCCCCAGGTGATAAGCTCCTGCGGCCTCAAGGAGTGCCTCGAGCGGGGCGCCGAGCTGATAGACTGGGGCAGGAAGGTCGAGCAGAGCAAACCCTGGCTCAGGACAGGGAAAGGCACCGTCATCATCCAGCAGGGCTCGGGCCTTCCCGGCATCGACTCCGCCAATGCGACGGTAAAGATGATGGGCGACGGCACCTTCATGATCCTGATGGGCGGCACCGACCTGGGCACAGGCCTCGATACGCTTGCCACCAAGATCTGCGCCGAGACCCTCTGCCTGGACGTGAGCGATTTCTCGCTCCTCGCAGCCGATACCGACACCACGCCTTTTGACGTGGGCGCCTATGCCTCATCGGGGACCTATTTCTCGGGGATGGCTGTCTATAAGGCGGCGCTTGCAATGAAAGAAAAAATCCTTGATGCCGTGGCGCGGCATCTTAACTGTGACAGGGCACCTCTTGGCCTCGCCTACCCGGGAAAAGTGACCGGAGGCCCCAAGGAGATCCCCTTTGCCCAGGTGGCCCATTTTACCCAGGGCGGCTCAGGCGAGGGGCAGCTCATCGCTTCTGCCTCCTTTACCAGCGATGAGGCTCCTATCCCCTACGGCGCCCACTTTGCCCAGGTGACGGTGGACATGCGCACGGGAAAAGTCCATGTTGACCGGTACTTCGCCATCCAGGAATGCGGCACGCCTATCAACCCCGAGCTGGCCCTGGGCCAGGTGTACGGGGGGACCCTTAAATCGATAGGCCACTCGCTCTATGAGGAGATGATCATGGATGAGAAGGGGAAGTGCCTCAACCCGGACTTCCTGGATTACAAGCTGCCGATGATCAGAGACCTGCCCGGCGAGTTCAAGGCGGAGCTCATCCAGGTGGACGACCATCTCGGTCCTTACGGCGGCAAATCCACCTCCGAGATAAGCACTAACGGCGCCGCAGTGGCCCTTGCCGTGGCCATCCATAATGCCGCCGGGGTCTGGATAAGGGACTGGCCCTTCACTGCCGAAAAGATATTCAAGGCCCTCAGGGAGAAGGAATCTCCCGCCGCCAGGGAGGGCGCACGGGCGTAA
- a CDS encoding FAD binding domain-containing protein, with protein MVKSFFAPSQVEEAVTLKRDKAKSFFLAGGTLLNAGKRTGEVNFISLHKLALHHIEKREGALHIGAMATLQGIADSPLPAENGLGALSESCRALTKNIRNMATLGGAIASNYTRSDIIPVLLAAGARLAVEGTDKKSLSLEEYIPLRASGNQALIREVIIPIPGSCATLRAARFARTSLDLPLVKVAALITLENGHCKTARIAAGGLAPQAARLPELEKFIEGKSCGALAPGDSEALEALTVKTLSPKDDMRATGAFKKALIKALLEDILYESGKEAR; from the coding sequence ATGGTAAAGAGTTTTTTTGCTCCATCGCAGGTGGAGGAAGCCGTCACCCTCAAGCGTGACAAGGCAAAATCCTTCTTCCTTGCCGGCGGCACCCTTCTGAACGCCGGGAAGAGAACGGGGGAGGTGAATTTCATAAGCCTTCACAAGCTCGCCCTGCATCATATTGAGAAGCGCGAAGGGGCTCTCCACATCGGTGCGATGGCCACCCTTCAGGGGATCGCCGACTCGCCGCTCCCGGCAGAAAACGGCCTGGGAGCCCTCAGCGAGTCGTGCAGGGCCCTCACGAAAAATATCAGGAACATGGCCACGCTGGGCGGCGCCATCGCCTCAAACTATACGCGCTCCGACATCATTCCCGTGCTGCTTGCCGCCGGCGCCCGCCTGGCGGTCGAAGGCACCGATAAAAAATCGCTCTCCCTTGAGGAATATATCCCCCTGAGAGCCTCGGGGAACCAGGCGCTCATAAGAGAGGTGATCATCCCCATCCCCGGGTCATGCGCGACCCTCAGGGCGGCACGTTTTGCAAGGACTTCCCTCGACCTTCCCCTTGTGAAGGTCGCGGCCCTCATAACTCTCGAGAACGGCCATTGCAAAACGGCAAGAATCGCGGCGGGAGGCCTTGCTCCCCAGGCGGCCCGCCTGCCTGAGCTGGAAAAATTCATTGAAGGGAAAAGCTGCGGAGCCCTTGCTCCCGGGGACTCTGAGGCACTGGAAGCCCTCACCGTGAAGACACTCTCGCCAAAAGATGACATGAGGGCGACTGGGGCCTTCAAAAAAGCCCTTATCAAAGCACTGCTTGAAGACATTCTTTACGAATCAGGGAAGGAGGCCCGCTGA
- a CDS encoding nuclear transport factor 2 family protein: MPLKQKETGHAKTAEEVFSSLNAKDIEDIVSLFSEEASLDFPGSNVLGGFYLGRKKIKRFFQRFFTLVPDIKFKILTTITSGSTVVVEWVSSGITKKGLPYDNKGVSFFELQNGSIKEMRNYFDTEKLRN, translated from the coding sequence ATGCCCCTGAAACAGAAGGAGACCGGCCATGCGAAAACGGCGGAGGAAGTCTTCTCATCGCTCAACGCAAAGGATATCGAGGATATAGTCTCTCTTTTCTCCGAAGAGGCCTCCCTGGACTTTCCAGGCTCCAACGTGCTGGGGGGGTTCTACCTCGGGAGGAAGAAGATAAAGCGCTTTTTCCAGAGGTTCTTCACCCTTGTTCCCGATATAAAATTCAAGATACTCACCACCATTACCTCAGGCTCCACGGTGGTCGTTGAGTGGGTCTCGAGCGGCATCACGAAAAAGGGGCTCCCTTACGACAACAAGGGGGTGTCCTTTTTTGAGCTTCAGAACGGCTCTATCAAAGAGATGAGGAACTACTTCGATACTGAAAAGCTCAGGAACTGA